A single genomic interval of Nostoc commune NIES-4072 harbors:
- a CDS encoding sugar-binding transcriptional regulator, which translates to MGQPFLERRDATPLRARKLDLAAHAAWLYYIAGNTQEEIATKLNVSRQAAQRLVALAVSEKLIKFRLDHPLSECIALAESLRDRFDLSLCEVVPTDAGSGDTLYGIGVCAATHLEAYLMAKTPTILALSSGRTLRTMVEQIPSMNQPQHKIVSIIGNMSHSGRAGRHEVVMHLSDRVGSQAYPVPTPVVATSVEERELLQTQRSFLTVKTLAEQAKVTFVGISHIAWNAPLHQDGFINDDEVAELIELGAVGEIAGWAYSDRGVLLQEGTNSRVASVALEQPAHRLIIGVAGTVRKSEAILAALHGKLITGLITDEAAAQAILSKI; encoded by the coding sequence ATGGGACAACCTTTTTTAGAGCGGCGCGATGCCACTCCCCTTCGGGCGCGCAAATTAGACTTGGCTGCTCATGCTGCTTGGCTCTATTACATCGCTGGCAATACGCAAGAAGAAATTGCCACCAAGCTCAATGTGTCCCGGCAAGCTGCACAACGCTTAGTGGCACTAGCAGTCAGTGAAAAATTGATTAAATTTCGACTCGATCATCCCCTGAGTGAATGCATTGCTCTGGCTGAGTCGTTACGCGATCGCTTTGATCTGTCACTTTGTGAAGTAGTACCAACTGATGCAGGTAGTGGTGATACATTATACGGAATTGGTGTATGTGCTGCCACCCACCTAGAGGCTTACCTGATGGCTAAAACCCCGACCATACTAGCGTTGTCATCAGGTCGCACATTGCGAACAATGGTGGAGCAGATACCCTCAATGAACCAACCCCAGCATAAGATTGTGTCAATTATTGGCAATATGTCCCATTCTGGGCGTGCAGGTCGTCACGAAGTAGTTATGCATTTATCCGATCGCGTCGGTTCCCAAGCTTACCCAGTGCCGACTCCCGTTGTTGCAACCAGTGTCGAAGAACGGGAACTCTTGCAGACTCAGCGATCGTTTCTCACCGTCAAAACTCTTGCAGAACAAGCCAAAGTAACCTTTGTCGGAATTAGCCACATTGCTTGGAATGCTCCGTTACATCAAGACGGCTTCATCAATGACGATGAGGTGGCTGAATTAATTGAACTGGGAGCAGTCGGAGAAATTGCAGGTTGGGCTTATAGCGATCGCGGAGTATTGTTGCAAGAGGGGACAAACAGTCGGGTTGCCAGTGTAGCCCTCGAACAACCCGCTCATCGGTTGATTATTGGTGTGGCGGGCACTGTGAGAAAGTCGGAGGCGATTTTGGCTGCTCTGCATGGCAAGTTAATTACAGGACTAATTACCGATGAAGCTGCTGCCCAAGCGATTCTTTCTAAAATTTAA
- a CDS encoding sensor histidine kinase, which translates to MMLKLRRCWLKINPWRYVSINKSYYSSKWRLRNLLLLSIVVILSISISATAITSYNIVKGLLLDSLKEQVLLKTSQGQDDIDNWLAIRKTEIKTLANSLVVRSLNLSAIQPYLQSEVKRLQTFLLMALATPDATLINTYGDHLNVKDREFFKRSMVGETVAADPIIGYTTDQLQISSPIPAETGTKPAGVLMGGIPINRVVEVISNLHQGKGSYAFALNSQGVPIAHPNIKLIGTPEKAAQSFLNSPNHRLAEIAQKMVAKRTNIELVRLDGRWSYIAYTPLREANWSVALVVPQENIESPLHALNLLATVLGGLLVVGLISAWRQVQLYEQIRNRAFVFSQQAQELSKTLKELQNTQAQLIHTEKMSSLGQLVAGVAHEINNPANFIHANLNHASVYSQNILDLLKLYEQTYPNPTPEIRDRVQDLDIEFLAEDLPKLMASMQVGTKRIRQIVLSLRNFSRLDEADMKFVDIHEGLDNTLMILNHRLTATPNQPEIQIVKKYGDLPLVECYAGQLNQVFINVLMNAIDALEEASQKRSFEDIKTNPNQIKLQTQIDKSSHYAIIQIYDNGIGMAEDVKQRVFDHMFTTKPVGKGMGLGMAIAYQIVVDKHAGIIEVDSTPGCGTEFTIRIPLISKK; encoded by the coding sequence ATGATGCTTAAATTACGCAGATGCTGGTTGAAAATCAACCCCTGGCGCTATGTTTCAATCAACAAAAGTTACTACTCATCGAAATGGCGATTGCGAAATTTACTGTTGTTATCAATTGTGGTGATTTTGTCTATTAGTATTAGCGCCACGGCTATCACTAGTTACAACATTGTTAAGGGATTGTTGCTCGATAGTCTCAAGGAGCAAGTACTGTTAAAAACATCCCAAGGTCAGGATGATATTGATAACTGGTTAGCCATTCGTAAAACAGAAATTAAGACTTTAGCAAATTCTCTTGTGGTGCGATCGCTAAATTTGTCTGCGATTCAACCTTACTTGCAATCTGAGGTAAAGCGGCTGCAAACGTTTTTACTTATGGCTTTGGCTACACCGGATGCTACATTAATTAATACTTACGGGGATCATCTTAATGTTAAAGATCGAGAATTTTTTAAGCGGAGTATGGTGGGTGAAACGGTAGCTGCCGATCCAATTATTGGTTATACAACTGATCAGTTACAGATTAGTTCGCCGATTCCTGCCGAAACAGGCACAAAGCCAGCAGGTGTATTGATGGGAGGAATTCCGATTAACCGGGTAGTTGAGGTGATCAGCAATTTACATCAAGGTAAGGGCAGCTATGCCTTTGCGCTGAATTCTCAAGGAGTTCCCATCGCCCATCCCAACATAAAACTCATTGGTACACCTGAAAAAGCTGCTCAGAGTTTCCTTAATTCGCCCAATCACAGGTTAGCGGAAATTGCCCAAAAAATGGTAGCTAAACGCACAAATATTGAATTGGTTCGACTGGATGGTAGATGGAGCTATATTGCTTACACTCCTCTCAGAGAAGCAAATTGGTCGGTAGCGTTAGTTGTGCCACAAGAAAATATTGAATCGCCATTGCACGCGTTGAACCTGTTGGCTACAGTTTTAGGAGGATTGCTGGTGGTTGGATTGATCAGTGCATGGCGACAGGTGCAACTATATGAACAAATTCGCAATCGCGCCTTTGTTTTCAGTCAGCAGGCGCAGGAACTCAGCAAAACCTTAAAAGAATTGCAAAATACCCAAGCTCAACTTATCCACACTGAAAAAATGTCTAGCCTGGGACAATTGGTGGCTGGGGTGGCACACGAAATCAATAATCCTGCTAATTTTATTCACGCCAACCTCAACCATGCAAGTGTTTACAGTCAAAACATCCTCGATTTGCTAAAGCTTTATGAACAAACCTATCCAAATCCTACACCAGAAATTCGCGATCGCGTCCAAGACCTTGATATTGAGTTTCTAGCAGAAGATTTACCCAAGCTCATGGCATCGATGCAAGTGGGAACCAAGCGCATTCGTCAAATTGTGCTGTCGCTGCGTAATTTCTCGCGCCTTGATGAAGCAGACATGAAATTTGTAGACATTCATGAAGGATTAGACAACACTCTGATGATTCTGAATCATCGTCTGACAGCCACGCCCAATCAACCAGAAATTCAGATTGTTAAGAAATACGGTGATTTACCCCTAGTAGAATGCTACGCAGGGCAACTAAATCAGGTGTTTATAAATGTTCTGATGAATGCGATTGATGCACTTGAAGAAGCCAGCCAAAAACGGAGTTTTGAGGATATTAAAACCAACCCCAATCAAATTAAGCTCCAAACCCAAATTGATAAATCAAGTCATTACGCGATCATTCAGATTTACGATAATGGTATTGGAATGGCAGAGGATGTCAAGCAACGGGTATTTGACCACATGTTTACTACTAAACCTGTGGGCAAAGGAATGGGATTAGGAATGGCGATCGCATATCAAATTGTTGTAGACAAACATGCAGGAATTATTGAAGTTGATTCTACGCCAGGATGTGGAACAGAGTTTACCATCCGTATTCCTTTAATAAGTAAAAAGTAA
- a CDS encoding aspartyl/asparaginyl beta-hydroxylase domain-containing protein yields MIIIIVDGIVYFLEVPNDCAIRVGHETKNWEEGKCLVFDDTLEHEVWNHGNIPRIILLIDFKKSNF; encoded by the coding sequence ATGATTATCATTATTGTTGATGGAATAGTTTATTTTCTGGAAGTCCCTAATGACTGTGCAATACGTGTAGGACATGAAACTAAAAATTGGGAAGAAGGCAAGTGCTTAGTTTTTGATGATACACTTGAGCATGAAGTTTGGAATCATGGTAACATTCCTAGAATAATTTTATTAATTGATTTTAAAAAGTCTAATTTTTGA
- a CDS encoding ISL3 family transposase: MLSKSHSKILTELVNLEGVKVINYIQHEGVGIILHLASERNEAICPRCGNLSHKIHQNHRYLVKDLPLMGQPVYLEINRRQFKCKICNKPFSEQLDFVKIRRKYTNRLANNIVEQVLENDIKSVAERNNVTPEEIETMLKDAYHQLNHEKPIGLKRLGIDEIALIKGQGKYCAVLVDLDQGKLIEMISDACGGFHLRRKEKIAEVLARWGTEVLLQIEEVSIDLWIPYKNLVEELMPNAQVVADRFHVMKQVNTELDNQRKKEKREAEKIDCQSDKEQMLSGLSKSKYALLKNEDNLTEKQRDKLEQVKEVSPTLGKMHQLKEELRMIFQKPIDWLAALFELGNWFVSARQYYPENQNTMLRWFDEIIAYFDHRTTNGIVEGINNKLKLIKRSAFGFSNFDNFKIRSLLNWHFNY; encoded by the coding sequence ATGTTATCAAAATCCCACTCAAAAATTTTAACGGAGCTAGTCAATCTAGAGGGAGTAAAAGTAATAAATTACATTCAACATGAAGGTGTAGGTATAATATTACATCTTGCATCAGAACGAAATGAAGCTATTTGCCCTCGGTGTGGGAATTTGAGTCATAAAATACATCAAAATCATCGCTATTTAGTAAAAGATTTACCCTTAATGGGTCAGCCAGTATATCTGGAAATAAATCGACGACAATTCAAATGCAAAATATGTAATAAACCATTCAGTGAACAACTTGATTTCGTCAAGATAAGAAGGAAATATACTAATAGATTAGCAAATAATATTGTGGAGCAGGTACTAGAAAATGATATCAAAAGTGTCGCTGAAAGAAATAACGTAACTCCCGAAGAAATTGAAACAATGTTAAAAGATGCATATCATCAATTAAATCATGAAAAACCAATAGGATTAAAACGGCTAGGAATTGATGAAATAGCGTTAATCAAAGGACAAGGAAAATACTGTGCAGTTCTAGTAGATTTAGACCAAGGTAAACTTATCGAAATGATTAGCGATGCCTGCGGCGGGTTTCACCTACGCCGAAAAGAGAAAATAGCCGAAGTCCTTGCTAGATGGGGAACAGAAGTTTTGTTACAGATTGAAGAGGTCAGCATAGATTTGTGGATTCCTTACAAAAATCTTGTGGAAGAATTAATGCCAAATGCACAGGTAGTCGCCGATAGATTTCATGTAATGAAACAAGTAAATACTGAACTAGATAACCAAAGAAAAAAGGAAAAAAGAGAGGCAGAGAAAATTGATTGTCAATCAGATAAAGAGCAGATGTTATCAGGCTTAAGTAAGAGTAAATATGCATTACTCAAGAATGAAGATAACTTGACTGAAAAACAAAGAGATAAGTTAGAGCAAGTTAAAGAAGTCTCTCCCACTCTTGGAAAGATGCATCAGCTAAAAGAAGAGTTAAGAATGATTTTTCAAAAACCAATTGATTGGCTAGCAGCTTTATTTGAACTGGGCAATTGGTTCGTTTCAGCTAGGCAATATTATCCCGAAAATCAGAACACGATGCTGCGGTGGTTTGATGAGATAATTGCCTATTTTGACCACAGGACTACCAATGGAATTGTAGAGGGTATTAATAATAAATTGAAGTTGATTAAAAGGTCTGCTTTTGGCTTTAGTAATTTTGATAATTTCAAAATTAGAAGTTTACTTAACTGGCATTTTAACTATTAA
- a CDS encoding PAS domain-containing protein: MESHIHLFEAYAIATFQDITKRKLAETKLAKSETLLRTIVQSEPECVKLVAADGTLLDMNPAGLAIIEADSLEEVQGRSIYPLVVEEHRAARKALTERVFQGESGVLEFEMVGLKGRHRWLETHTVPLRDENQTVIALSVCQPHIRGRRCCTIRENGKLYL, encoded by the coding sequence TTGGAAAGCCACATCCATCTTTTTGAGGCGTATGCGATCGCCACCTTTCAAGACATCACCAAGCGAAAACTTGCCGAAACAAAACTAGCGAAGAGTGAGACTCTGCTGAGAACGATTGTACAGTCCGAACCAGAGTGTGTAAAGCTCGTGGCGGCTGATGGCACACTTTTGGACATGAATCCGGCAGGACTCGCAATAATTGAGGCAGACTCTCTCGAAGAGGTGCAGGGACGCTCAATTTATCCGCTTGTGGTTGAGGAACACCGTGCCGCACGGAAAGCCTTGACAGAACGTGTCTTTCAGGGCGAGTCTGGGGTGCTAGAGTTTGAAATGGTTGGACTGAAGGGAAGGCATCGCTGGTTGGAAACCCACACTGTCCCCTTGCGAGATGAGAACCAAACGGTCATTGCGTTATCGGTTTGTCAACCGCACATACGAGGAAGGCGTTGTTGCACGATTAGGGAAAATGGTAAATTATACTTATGA